Proteins from a single region of Streptomyces sp. HUAS 15-9:
- a CDS encoding helix-turn-helix domain-containing protein: protein MGTVRRARKNASAMKMVGALLALHRQAAGYTQRSLGERFVVGEELIASIEQGRRPLKPDLAEQFDEFLDTKGALSVALSKMPEVDLVPLWAEEYLDREREATVISWYESLLVPGLLQTEAYARAVFRNKVPVCDKDEIEQLVAARVERHEILHRRTPPILSFVLWEAALLDHLGGDDVHLGQVRHLRHCADVPGLALQILPLGRTSHAGLAGPFILLETPEHQRLAYTENQRGSQLIADPDEVAILNQKYAMLRTQALTTEDTRDLLDRLLGER from the coding sequence ATGGGCACGGTTCGACGCGCACGGAAGAACGCCTCGGCGATGAAGATGGTGGGCGCGCTGCTCGCCCTCCACCGGCAGGCCGCCGGATACACACAACGGTCGCTGGGCGAGCGGTTCGTCGTCGGCGAGGAGCTGATCGCGTCGATCGAACAGGGCAGACGACCGCTGAAGCCGGATCTTGCCGAGCAGTTCGACGAATTCCTGGATACGAAGGGGGCGTTGTCGGTTGCGCTGAGCAAGATGCCGGAGGTGGATCTGGTTCCGTTGTGGGCGGAGGAGTACCTGGACCGGGAGCGGGAAGCGACCGTGATCTCGTGGTACGAGAGCCTGCTGGTGCCAGGTCTGTTGCAGACGGAGGCGTACGCGCGGGCCGTCTTCCGCAACAAGGTGCCGGTCTGCGACAAGGACGAGATCGAGCAACTCGTGGCGGCACGCGTCGAGCGTCACGAGATCCTGCACCGCAGGACACCGCCGATCCTGAGCTTTGTGCTCTGGGAGGCGGCGCTCTTGGATCATCTGGGCGGGGACGACGTGCACTTGGGACAAGTACGACACCTGCGGCACTGCGCCGACGTGCCCGGTCTGGCACTCCAGATCCTGCCTCTCGGCCGGACCTCACACGCCGGACTCGCAGGTCCGTTCATTCTCCTTGAGACCCCGGAACACCAGCGGCTGGCCTACACGGAGAACCAGCGCGGCAGCCAACTCATCGCGGATCCGGACGAGGTGGCAATCCTCAATCAGAAGTATGCGATGCTGCGGACTCAGGCCCTCACCACTGAGGACACGAGAGATCTGCTGGACCGCCTTCTGGGAGAGCGATGA
- a CDS encoding FAD-dependent monooxygenase encodes MSLGPAHEQGLHIQDAPRAEPDAGHRTDVDVLIVGAGPTGLTAACEAIRHGLTVRIVDRKPSRSTFSKALVVHARTMEVFETMGVADQILAEGTRFAALNVHTRRRGPVRVDLLGLPWGDTAYPFWLSIPQYATERVLEAHLDQAGGKVEWGVTLDQIHDDHNHVQAALKHAGGRDETVRARWLLGCDGGRSRVRDDAGLSLDRSDAGATFVLADVKTTATLPEDEGHAFLAPEGLLLIVPMPEPRRWRIIAHVPQARQDTPVLIGEEFLDRLIRQRSGIAFGSHDVTWKSQFRLSHGLADHYRKGRVFLAGDAAHIHSPVGGQGLNTGVQDAHNLLWKLAAARRTGPAQADALLDSYEAERRPVAQAMVRGTARATSVLTTRKGIPRALLGLVAPTALARPSVQARFGRGVGMLDIAYRSDSSPLGAVRGPLTAGRRMPNPRLGSGERLYQRLSPLGLSWVVRGRPGEAHPHHSDPRWAGIPVHFLADDELMGLPELTTAAPVVLVRPDRYIAAVGQNLTPAAQPIPPRRWATKSGSA; translated from the coding sequence TTGTCCCTGGGACCCGCACACGAGCAAGGCCTCCACATCCAGGACGCCCCACGGGCCGAACCGGACGCGGGCCACCGGACCGACGTCGACGTGCTGATCGTCGGCGCCGGCCCCACCGGCCTGACCGCCGCCTGCGAAGCGATCCGCCACGGCCTGACCGTGCGCATCGTCGACCGCAAACCCTCCCGCTCCACCTTCTCCAAGGCACTGGTCGTCCACGCCCGCACCATGGAGGTCTTCGAAACCATGGGCGTCGCCGACCAGATCCTGGCCGAGGGCACCCGCTTCGCCGCCCTCAACGTGCACACCCGGCGACGCGGCCCCGTACGCGTGGATCTGCTCGGCCTCCCATGGGGTGACACCGCCTACCCCTTCTGGCTGTCGATCCCCCAGTACGCCACCGAACGCGTCCTGGAGGCGCATCTCGACCAGGCAGGCGGCAAGGTCGAGTGGGGGGTGACGCTCGATCAGATCCACGACGACCACAACCACGTCCAGGCCGCCCTGAAGCATGCCGGGGGCCGGGACGAGACAGTTCGCGCGCGCTGGCTGCTCGGCTGCGACGGCGGCCGCAGCCGCGTGAGGGACGACGCCGGACTCTCCCTGGACCGCTCGGACGCCGGCGCGACCTTCGTCCTGGCCGACGTCAAGACCACCGCAACGCTTCCCGAGGACGAAGGCCACGCCTTTCTCGCCCCCGAGGGACTGCTGCTGATCGTGCCGATGCCCGAGCCCCGCAGGTGGCGCATCATCGCCCACGTTCCGCAAGCCCGGCAGGACACGCCCGTCCTCATCGGCGAAGAGTTCCTCGACCGCTTGATCCGACAGCGGTCGGGGATCGCCTTCGGCAGCCACGACGTGACCTGGAAGTCCCAGTTCCGGCTCAGCCACGGCCTCGCCGACCACTATCGCAAGGGACGCGTCTTCCTTGCCGGAGACGCCGCCCACATCCACAGCCCGGTCGGCGGCCAAGGGCTCAACACAGGGGTGCAGGACGCCCACAACCTGCTGTGGAAGCTCGCCGCCGCCCGGCGGACGGGCCCGGCGCAGGCCGATGCCCTGCTCGACAGCTACGAGGCCGAACGACGGCCGGTCGCCCAGGCCATGGTGCGCGGCACCGCCCGTGCCACCAGCGTCCTCACCACGCGCAAGGGCATACCCCGCGCGCTGCTCGGCCTCGTCGCGCCGACTGCCCTCGCCCGTCCGTCCGTGCAGGCACGGTTCGGGCGCGGCGTCGGCATGCTCGACATCGCCTACCGCAGCGACTCGTCACCTCTCGGTGCCGTCCGCGGCCCGCTCACGGCAGGCCGCCGCATGCCCAACCCCCGCCTCGGCAGCGGCGAACGGCTCTATCAGCGCCTCTCCCCTCTCGGCCTGTCCTGGGTCGTACGGGGACGCCCCGGCGAAGCACACCCGCACCACAGCGACCCGCGATGGGCGGGAATCCCCGTGCACTTCCTGGCCGACGACGAACTCATGGGCCTGCCCGAACTGACCACGGCAGCACCTGTCGTGCTCGTCCGACCCGACCGCTACATAGCGGCCGTCGGCCAGAACCTCACCCCGGCCGCCCAGCCGATTCCCCCACGTAGGTGGGCGACGAAGTCCGGCTCGGCGTAA
- a CDS encoding DUF2231 domain-containing protein translates to MTEDALLDGLFGLPAHPLIVHATVVVVPTAAVTVALAALWPRFRAWAGPLPLLLSLTALTLVPVTVKSGESLARRLDETALTQRHGDLGQGLLPWVGALTVAAAALFWLNRRDAHPPRTQHPARHRLTAAALILLALAAATGSSLQIVRVGHSGAEAAWTQP, encoded by the coding sequence ATGACGGAGGATGCTTTGCTCGACGGTCTCTTCGGCCTGCCCGCCCACCCGCTGATCGTCCACGCCACCGTGGTCGTCGTACCCACTGCCGCCGTGACCGTCGCGTTGGCCGCGCTGTGGCCGCGGTTCCGGGCATGGGCGGGACCGCTGCCTCTCCTGCTGAGCCTCACGGCCCTGACCCTGGTCCCGGTGACCGTCAAGTCCGGCGAGTCACTCGCGCGGCGCCTCGACGAGACAGCCCTGACACAGCGGCACGGTGACCTCGGCCAGGGCCTCCTCCCCTGGGTGGGCGCCCTCACCGTGGCGGCCGCCGCCCTGTTCTGGCTGAACCGGCGGGACGCACACCCCCCGCGCACGCAACACCCTGCCCGCCACCGACTCACCGCCGCCGCGCTCATCCTCCTCGCCCTGGCGGCGGCGACCGGCAGCAGTCTGCAGATCGTCCGCGTCGGCCACAGCGGCGCCGAGGCCGCCTGGACGCAACCCTGA
- a CDS encoding MFS transporter, translating to MRQGAVLAITCLALATVVAAMASLNVALPDIARHTHADQTQQTWIIDAYSLVFASLLLPAGALGDRFGRRRALIVGLVIYGAGSVLAALATDPNVLIGLRALLGLGAALIMPATLSTITSSFPRDQRARAVSVWAAVAGGSGVLGLLASGLLLEWWSWESVFWFNVLLASVALAGTLVFVPESAESRPAPLDVVGAVLAAAGIGALVYAVIEAPVNGWSDPLTVGGSALGLLVLGGFVAFELRRRHPLLDPRLFRNRRFAAGSLSLTLQFFALFGFMFVIMQYLQLVRGYSALSAALSLLAMPLGMIPTSRLSPLLTQRLGVRGPWVAGLLMLGAGLAVLSHLDGASTYGNLAAGLIPLGAGLGLAMPPATTAITDALPKELQNVGSAVNDLARELGGALGIAVLGSLLTAAYRNDLHLTGVPPQVAEAAESSLAGAAAAGGTVLHQAQAAFTTGLHIALLGAAITAVVTAVAVAVLLRRSPVGRTQDAVSLDPVAHGGQQRPE from the coding sequence GTGCGCCAAGGCGCTGTCCTGGCGATCACCTGCCTCGCACTGGCGACCGTGGTCGCCGCGATGGCCTCACTCAACGTGGCGCTGCCCGACATCGCACGCCACACGCACGCCGACCAGACCCAGCAGACCTGGATCATCGACGCCTACAGCCTGGTGTTCGCCTCGCTGCTGCTGCCCGCCGGGGCCTTGGGGGACCGGTTCGGCCGGCGTCGTGCGCTCATCGTCGGCCTGGTGATCTACGGGGCCGGATCCGTGCTGGCGGCCCTGGCCACCGACCCGAACGTGCTGATCGGGCTGCGTGCGCTGCTGGGGCTGGGGGCCGCGCTGATCATGCCGGCCACCCTGTCGACGATCACCAGCAGCTTCCCGCGCGATCAGCGTGCCCGGGCGGTCAGCGTCTGGGCGGCGGTCGCCGGCGGCAGTGGGGTGCTGGGGCTGCTCGCCTCCGGTCTGCTCCTGGAGTGGTGGTCATGGGAGTCGGTGTTCTGGTTCAACGTGCTGCTCGCCTCCGTCGCGCTGGCCGGAACGCTGGTGTTCGTGCCCGAGTCGGCCGAATCGCGTCCGGCACCGCTGGACGTGGTCGGTGCGGTCCTGGCGGCGGCCGGAATCGGCGCGCTCGTCTACGCGGTGATCGAGGCCCCGGTGAACGGCTGGAGCGATCCGCTGACCGTCGGCGGCAGCGCGCTCGGCCTGCTCGTCCTCGGCGGCTTCGTCGCCTTCGAACTGCGCCGACGACACCCGCTGCTGGACCCGCGGCTGTTCCGCAACCGCCGCTTCGCGGCCGGATCGCTCTCCCTCACGCTGCAGTTCTTCGCCCTGTTCGGCTTCATGTTCGTGATCATGCAGTACCTGCAGCTGGTGCGCGGCTACAGCGCGCTCAGCGCCGCGCTCAGCCTGCTGGCCATGCCCCTCGGGATGATCCCCACCTCCCGGCTGAGCCCGCTGCTCACCCAGCGCCTGGGGGTGCGCGGCCCATGGGTCGCGGGGCTGCTGATGCTCGGCGCCGGTCTGGCCGTCCTGTCCCACCTGGACGGCGCCAGCACGTACGGGAACCTCGCTGCCGGTCTGATTCCGTTGGGCGCCGGTCTGGGGCTGGCGATGCCCCCGGCGACCACCGCCATCACCGACGCCCTGCCCAAGGAACTGCAGAATGTCGGCTCCGCTGTCAACGACCTGGCACGCGAACTCGGCGGCGCCCTGGGTATCGCCGTTCTCGGCAGCCTTCTGACCGCCGCCTACCGCAACGACCTCCACCTGACCGGCGTCCCGCCGCAGGTCGCCGAAGCCGCCGAGTCGTCGCTGGCGGGCGCCGCCGCCGCGGGCGGCACGGTCCTGCACCAGGCTCAGGCCGCGTTCACCACCGGGCTGCACATCGCCCTGCTCGGCGCCGCCATCACCGCCGTCGTCACCGCCGTAGCCGTGGCCGTCCTGTTGCGCCGCAGTCCGGTCGGCCGGACGCAGGACGCCGTCTCCCTCGATCCGGTGGCTCACGGCGGACAGCAGCGGCCGGAATGA
- a CDS encoding TetR/AcrR family transcriptional regulator, with protein MMNSSGRGRRAGKPDTRTQILDIARRRFLEGGYQAVTLRSVAAEAGVDVALVSYYFGSKKGLFGAALALAATPAETLARTIEGDPATFPQRALHDLLALWEDPESGAPLRALIAAATHDQAIAGLVKEVMEREMIDKIAAMLGGADARKRAGAFCAQIAGLVVTRYILRLEPVAPMTIDEITRIYGPPLRLALQGPVHHKPPARHASARGPLAGE; from the coding sequence ATGATGAATTCTTCGGGGCGGGGCAGAAGGGCCGGGAAACCCGACACCCGCACCCAGATCCTCGACATCGCCCGCCGACGCTTCCTCGAAGGCGGATACCAGGCGGTCACCCTGCGGTCCGTCGCCGCCGAGGCAGGTGTCGACGTCGCCCTGGTCAGCTACTACTTCGGCTCCAAGAAGGGCCTGTTCGGCGCCGCCCTCGCCCTGGCCGCCACCCCCGCCGAAACTCTCGCCCGCACCATCGAAGGCGACCCGGCCACCTTCCCCCAGCGCGCCCTGCACGACCTGCTCGCCTTGTGGGAGGACCCCGAATCGGGGGCCCCGCTGCGCGCACTGATAGCCGCCGCCACCCACGACCAGGCCATCGCCGGCCTGGTCAAGGAGGTGATGGAACGGGAAATGATCGACAAGATCGCCGCCATGCTCGGCGGTGCGGACGCCCGCAAGCGCGCCGGCGCGTTCTGCGCGCAGATCGCCGGACTCGTCGTGACGCGCTACATCCTGCGCCTCGAACCCGTCGCTCCCATGACGATCGATGAAATAACCCGCATCTACGGGCCCCCGCTGCGCCTGGCGCTGCAGGGGCCCGTACACCACAAGCCCCCTGCGCGCCATGCGTCTGCTCGGGGCCCGCTCGCCGGGGAGTGA
- a CDS encoding carboxylesterase/lipase family protein, whose protein sequence is MAEDRAGPVVGTPYGAVRGRYEREVAVFRGIPYAAPPFGPRRFRPPEPPEPWDGVRDAGAFGPTAPKPPYSDVFAQYLSDPFVGGEDCLNLNVWTPEPGPAARLPVLVWLHGGALTRGSSSVPVYDGYGFARDGVVLVSVNYRLGVEGYGLFPDSPPNPGLRDQLAALEWVYESIAAFGGDPGRITLAGQSAGAISIGALIAAPGAQGLVRRAVLQSGPPEASERDKVRRMVRRMAARLKVPATAEAFAAVDRDLLLRAQAEVGRLSSPVLGGPAFGIVVDGDLVPRDPLEALVEGEAAGGVDLLMGWTRDEYRLWLVPGGLVDRVDRLGPVALAGAMARCRCGHEVPRGYRALHPEAGTSEIVGQMVTDHLLRRPMHRLADARPGSSYVYEFAWPSNLPGLGACHALELGFVFDTGHVPDSAKLAGEGAPKELCDAMHGAWVRFAETGDPGWRPWDAEHPVQIFGEGEPHIECGPRDAELALWAMAGTDTPEPDSINGTPTPARAAELASAVRRLRRSVGTRRH, encoded by the coding sequence ATGGCGGAGGACCGGGCGGGCCCCGTGGTCGGAACCCCCTACGGGGCGGTCCGCGGCAGGTACGAGCGTGAGGTCGCGGTGTTCCGCGGCATCCCGTACGCCGCCCCGCCCTTCGGGCCCCGCCGCTTCCGGCCGCCCGAGCCGCCCGAGCCCTGGGACGGTGTGCGCGACGCGGGCGCCTTCGGGCCGACCGCCCCGAAACCGCCGTACTCCGACGTGTTCGCGCAGTACCTCTCCGACCCCTTCGTGGGCGGTGAGGACTGCCTCAACCTGAACGTCTGGACCCCCGAGCCCGGCCCCGCGGCCCGGCTCCCCGTCCTGGTGTGGCTGCACGGCGGCGCCCTGACCAGGGGATCCTCGTCCGTGCCGGTGTACGACGGATACGGCTTCGCCCGCGACGGCGTCGTCCTCGTCTCGGTCAACTACCGGCTCGGCGTCGAAGGCTACGGACTGTTCCCCGACTCGCCGCCCAACCCCGGACTCCGAGACCAACTGGCCGCGCTCGAATGGGTGTACGAGTCGATCGCGGCCTTCGGCGGCGACCCGGGCCGGATCACCCTGGCCGGACAGTCGGCCGGGGCCATCAGCATCGGTGCGCTGATCGCCGCGCCGGGCGCCCAGGGCCTGGTCCGCCGTGCCGTCCTGCAGAGCGGACCGCCCGAGGCCTCGGAACGCGACAAGGTACGGCGGATGGTCCGCCGTATGGCGGCCCGGCTCAAGGTCCCCGCCACCGCCGAGGCCTTCGCCGCCGTCGATCGCGATCTGCTGCTGCGCGCCCAGGCCGAGGTGGGGCGGCTGAGCAGCCCGGTCCTGGGCGGTCCCGCGTTCGGGATCGTCGTCGACGGCGACCTCGTCCCGCGCGACCCGCTGGAGGCTCTGGTGGAGGGCGAGGCCGCGGGCGGCGTCGACCTGCTCATGGGCTGGACCCGCGACGAGTACCGGCTGTGGTTGGTGCCGGGCGGCCTCGTGGACCGGGTGGACCGGCTCGGGCCGGTGGCACTCGCCGGCGCCATGGCCCGCTGCCGCTGCGGTCACGAGGTGCCGCGCGGCTATCGCGCGCTGCATCCCGAGGCAGGCACCTCCGAGATCGTCGGACAGATGGTCACGGACCATCTGCTGCGCCGCCCGATGCACCGGCTGGCGGACGCGCGTCCCGGATCGTCGTACGTCTACGAGTTCGCCTGGCCCTCCAACCTGCCCGGCCTCGGGGCCTGCCACGCTCTGGAACTCGGGTTCGTCTTCGACACGGGGCACGTCCCGGACTCGGCGAAACTCGCCGGCGAGGGCGCGCCGAAGGAGCTGTGCGACGCCATGCACGGGGCCTGGGTGCGGTTCGCCGAGACGGGGGATCCGGGTTGGCGGCCGTGGGATGCCGAGCACCCCGTCCAGATCTTCGGCGAAGGTGAACCGCACATCGAATGCGGCCCGCGGGACGCCGAACTCGCCCTGTGGGCGATGGCGGGCACCGACACCCCGGAGCCGGACAGCATCAACGGCACACCGACACCCGCACGCGCCGCGGAACTGGCCTCCGCGGTACGCCGCCTGCGCCGCTCGGTGGGCACCCGCAGGCACTGA
- the mmuM gene encoding homocysteine S-methyltransferase produces the protein MTSDIPAASPGLVEALATGTVVLDGGMSNQLASAGHDLSDELWSARLLAERPEAVTEAHLAYFMAGADVAITASYQATFEGFARRGIDRAEAARLLALSVELARDAARQARDEGIVRPLWVAASVGPYGAMLADGSEYRGRYGLSVDALERFHRPRIEVLAAAAPDVLAMETVPDTDEATALLRAVRGLGVPAWLSYTIDGDRTRAGQPLDEAFGLAADADEIVAVGVNCCAPGDVDRAIQAAARVTGKPVVVYPNSGETWDAEARAWTGRATFTTAQVKAWHDAGAHLIGGCCRVGPQAITSIARALATV, from the coding sequence ATGACCAGCGACATCCCCGCAGCGTCCCCCGGCCTCGTCGAAGCCCTCGCCACCGGGACCGTCGTGCTCGACGGCGGCATGTCCAACCAGCTGGCGTCCGCCGGGCACGATCTGAGCGACGAGCTGTGGTCGGCGCGGCTGCTCGCCGAGCGGCCCGAGGCGGTCACCGAGGCGCACCTCGCCTACTTCATGGCGGGCGCCGACGTGGCGATCACCGCGAGCTACCAGGCCACCTTCGAGGGCTTCGCCAGGCGCGGGATCGACCGTGCGGAGGCGGCCCGGCTGCTCGCGCTCAGCGTGGAGCTGGCCCGGGACGCGGCACGGCAGGCCCGCGACGAGGGGATCGTGCGCCCGCTGTGGGTGGCGGCGTCGGTGGGTCCGTACGGGGCGATGCTGGCGGACGGCTCGGAGTACCGGGGCCGGTACGGGCTGAGCGTCGACGCGCTGGAGCGCTTCCACCGCCCGCGCATCGAGGTACTGGCGGCGGCCGCGCCCGATGTCCTGGCCATGGAGACGGTCCCGGACACCGACGAGGCGACGGCACTGCTGCGGGCGGTGCGCGGACTCGGCGTACCGGCCTGGCTGTCGTACACGATCGACGGGGACCGCACCCGCGCGGGTCAGCCCCTGGACGAGGCGTTCGGCCTGGCCGCCGACGCGGACGAGATCGTCGCGGTGGGCGTCAACTGCTGTGCGCCCGGGGACGTGGACCGAGCGATCCAGGCCGCGGCCCGGGTGACCGGCAAACCGGTCGTCGTCTACCCCAACAGCGGCGAGACCTGGGACGCCGAGGCCCGCGCCTGGACCGGCCGCGCCACCTTCACCACGGCACAGGTCAAGGCATGGCACGACGCGGGCGCCCACCTGATCGGCGGCTGCTGCCGGGTGGGGCCCCAGGCGATCACCTCGATCGCGCGTGCGCTGGCGACAGTCTGA
- a CDS encoding RICIN domain-containing protein, with translation MRRAYAILLALCLALTGALVTASPAAAAAGTVTNGSQFTDTSGAVVHAHGGGVIKVGGYYYWFGEDRNSDNTFRSVDAYRSADLRTWEFRNRVLTQAGAAELGTAYIERPKVIYNAATGKFVMWMHKENGVDYSQARAAVAVSDTVDGTYTYQGSFRPLGQYMSRDLTAYVDTDGTAYMISAANENYDLHIYRLTADYTAIAGLVANPWPGGHREAPALFKRGGVYFMLTSGATGWNANQQQYATAPSPSGPWTAWTNVGDSTAYGSQTAYVLPVTGTSGTSYLYMGDRWGNSFGGTVNDSRYVWLPLTFPTSTSMSMSWYPEVSVDTSAGTVTGTSATYDTLIARHSSKCADVPSQSLWQGVAISQYTCNGGANQKWWFKDLGTGYYELMGRGGSLCLRENSTDVTQENCTGATTQQWSLVTSGSSVNIKARTTGKCLDVSGASTANSAAIITYTCNGGTNQQWTRGT, from the coding sequence ATGAGACGTGCGTACGCGATCCTGCTCGCCCTCTGTCTGGCGCTGACCGGCGCCCTGGTCACCGCCTCACCCGCCGCGGCCGCGGCCGGAACCGTCACCAACGGCTCCCAGTTCACCGACACCTCGGGCGCCGTCGTGCATGCGCACGGCGGCGGGGTCATCAAGGTCGGCGGCTACTACTACTGGTTCGGCGAGGACCGGAACTCCGACAACACCTTCCGGTCCGTGGACGCGTACCGCTCCGCCGACCTGAGGACCTGGGAGTTCCGCAACCGCGTTCTGACGCAGGCCGGCGCCGCCGAGCTGGGCACCGCCTACATCGAGCGGCCGAAGGTCATCTACAACGCGGCCACCGGCAAGTTCGTCATGTGGATGCACAAGGAGAACGGCGTCGACTACAGCCAGGCCCGTGCCGCCGTGGCCGTCTCCGACACCGTCGACGGGACCTACACCTACCAGGGCAGCTTCCGGCCGCTCGGCCAGTACATGTCCCGTGACCTCACGGCCTACGTGGACACGGACGGCACCGCGTACATGATCTCGGCCGCCAACGAGAACTACGACCTGCACATCTACCGGCTCACCGCCGACTACACCGCCATCGCCGGCCTGGTCGCCAATCCCTGGCCGGGCGGCCATCGCGAGGCCCCGGCGCTGTTCAAGCGGGGCGGCGTCTACTTCATGCTGACGTCGGGCGCGACCGGCTGGAACGCCAACCAGCAGCAGTACGCCACCGCGCCCTCCCCCTCCGGCCCCTGGACGGCCTGGACGAACGTCGGCGACTCCACGGCGTACGGCTCGCAGACCGCGTACGTCCTTCCGGTCACCGGGACTTCGGGCACCTCGTACCTCTACATGGGCGACCGCTGGGGCAACTCCTTCGGCGGGACCGTCAACGACTCCCGTTACGTCTGGCTGCCGTTGACCTTCCCGACGTCCACCTCGATGTCCATGTCCTGGTACCCGGAAGTCTCCGTCGACACGTCCGCCGGGACGGTCACCGGTACGAGCGCGACGTACGACACGCTGATCGCCCGGCACAGCTCCAAGTGCGCGGACGTACCGAGCCAGTCTCTCTGGCAGGGCGTCGCCATCAGCCAGTACACCTGCAACGGCGGCGCCAACCAGAAGTGGTGGTTCAAGGACCTGGGCACCGGCTACTACGAGCTGATGGGCCGGGGCGGTTCCCTGTGCCTCCGGGAGAACTCCACCGACGTCACCCAGGAGAACTGCACCGGCGCCACCACCCAGCAGTGGTCGCTGGTCACCTCCGGCTCCTCTGTGAACATCAAGGCCAGGACCACCGGCAAGTGCCTGGACGTCTCCGGCGCCTCCACCGCCAACTCCGCCGCGATCATCACCTACACCTGCAACGGAGGCACCAACCAGCAGTGGACCCGCGGCACCTGA
- a CDS encoding SseB family protein, whose amino-acid sequence MNEIPAEVFEAVAREALRDLAGAPGLRAWEALAGCDVLIPAIGGFRYARGRAEFERLVLPVVESVRRAPAVMVFTSEEALLRAFPQVPCHRRVTLCQLAAHWPADEVMLVIDAGGENSLTLSAAEARRLLAGRPVRPGDPVRRPTSPR is encoded by the coding sequence ATGAACGAGATCCCCGCGGAAGTCTTCGAGGCAGTGGCGCGCGAGGCCCTGCGGGATCTGGCCGGAGCGCCCGGCCTCCGTGCGTGGGAAGCGCTGGCGGGCTGCGATGTGCTGATCCCCGCGATCGGCGGTTTCCGTTACGCACGCGGTCGCGCCGAGTTCGAGCGGCTGGTGCTGCCGGTGGTCGAAAGCGTCCGCCGCGCCCCCGCTGTCATGGTCTTCACCTCGGAGGAGGCGCTGCTCAGGGCCTTCCCCCAGGTGCCCTGCCACCGACGTGTCACCCTGTGCCAGCTGGCCGCTCATTGGCCGGCGGACGAGGTGATGCTGGTCATCGACGCGGGCGGTGAGAACTCGCTGACCCTGTCCGCAGCCGAGGCGCGCCGGCTGCTCGCCGGCCGGCCCGTCAGGCCAGGAGATCCAGTGCGTCGACCGACGTCCCCGCGCTGA
- a CDS encoding rhamnogalacturonan acetylesterase: MRRFSAMRIAVPAAVVLGATLAAAPARAHDRRPPLGIADCTATACHFDVPPGTYDVRVRLGGEAASSTSISGETRRSLLPETAAEAGRHVTRSFTVDVRTPEGEPTGADGTPGLDLAIGGTAPAPADIRVTPSPHSRRIILIGDSTVCDQPGDPYSGWGRQLPQYLRRGVTVANYAESGESTVTYLQKARLWATVQPLIRPGDLVLIQLAHNDRTTDETTYRANLETLVAGVRVKGGEPVLVTPIVRRWFNADGTLNHNTALLVNSLGVDHPAVIRSVAAARDVPLIDLTAKTKALVESLGVEGSKTLYLYDEKRDNTLTSVRRATVYASLVRDELLALHLVPKGKVRVG; the protein is encoded by the coding sequence GTGAGACGATTCAGCGCCATGCGCATCGCCGTGCCGGCGGCGGTCGTCCTGGGCGCCACCCTGGCGGCCGCGCCTGCCCGGGCCCATGACCGGCGGCCGCCGCTCGGCATCGCCGACTGCACCGCCACCGCCTGCCACTTCGACGTCCCACCCGGCACCTACGACGTACGGGTCCGCCTCGGCGGCGAGGCCGCCTCCAGCACGAGCATCAGCGGCGAGACCCGGCGCTCCCTCCTCCCCGAGACGGCCGCGGAGGCGGGCCGGCACGTCACGCGCAGTTTCACCGTCGACGTCCGCACCCCCGAGGGCGAACCGACCGGCGCCGACGGAACTCCCGGCCTGGACCTGGCCATCGGCGGTACGGCACCGGCGCCGGCCGACATCCGCGTGACCCCGTCTCCCCACTCCCGCCGGATCATCCTCATCGGCGACTCCACCGTCTGCGACCAGCCCGGCGACCCCTACTCCGGCTGGGGGCGGCAGCTCCCGCAGTACCTCCGCAGGGGCGTCACCGTCGCCAACTACGCGGAGTCCGGGGAAAGTACGGTCACCTACCTCCAGAAAGCCCGGCTGTGGGCGACCGTCCAGCCGCTGATCCGCCCCGGTGACCTGGTCCTGATCCAGTTGGCCCACAATGACAGGACGACGGACGAGACGACGTACCGAGCGAATCTGGAGACACTGGTGGCGGGCGTACGGGTGAAGGGCGGGGAGCCGGTCCTCGTCACGCCCATCGTGCGCCGCTGGTTCAACGCGGACGGCACCTTGAACCACAACACCGCCCTCCTGGTCAACAGCCTCGGGGTCGACCACCCGGCCGTCATCCGCTCCGTGGCCGCCGCCCGCGACGTCCCGCTGATCGACCTCACCGCGAAGACGAAGGCGCTGGTGGAGTCCCTGGGCGTGGAGGGCTCCAAGACGCTGTACCTCTACGACGAGAAGCGGGACAACACGCTCACCTCCGTGCGCCGCGCCACGGTCTACGCGAGCCTGGTCCGTGACGAACTTCTCGCCCTGCATCTGGTGCCGAAGGGCAAGGTGAGGGTGGGATGA